The Sulfolobus acidocaldarius DSM 639 genome has a window encoding:
- a CDS encoding AbrB/MazE/SpoVT family DNA-binding domain-containing protein, with protein MGRSGKIILAFTQNNIIVEIKETKKMTIDVRGRIKIPSSFIRELDLKPGEEIYLILTSDKKIVITKDGLPQNSELEERVKELEEKYERLAKELGRLEFDFARYLRRLSKDETKYQQST; from the coding sequence GTGGGAAGAAGTGGGAAAATAATATTAGCCTTTACGCAAAATAACATTATTGTGGAAATTAAAGAGACTAAGAAAATGACTATAGACGTCAGAGGGAGGATAAAAATTCCTAGCTCGTTCATTAGAGAACTTGACCTCAAGCCTGGTGAGGAAATTTATCTAATCTTGACGAGTGACAAAAAGATTGTAATCACTAAGGACGGCCTACCTCAAAACAGCGAATTAGAAGAGAGGGTTAAAGAGTTGGAGGAAAAATACGAGCGACTTGCAAAGGAGCTGGGTAGGCTTGAATTTGACTTTGCAAGATATTTGAGGAGGTTAAGTAAAGATGAAACTAAGTACCAACAATCTACGTGA